GATAGCCGCATCTTCCAGCGTTAGGACGACATTTCCAGAAGGTTTAGCTGAGCGAAAGGTCATATTAGCAGAACGACTGCCTCTGTCTGGCTTGTCAAGACGCTCCATTTTTTCCAGCTGTTTGCGTCTGGATTGAGCGCGTTTGGTTGTAGATGCCCGAACCAGATTGCGATTGACAAAATCCTCCAAAGCAGCAATTTCCTTCTGCTGCTTTTCATAATTCTTGGCCTCTGTCAAGAGCTTCTGCTCCTTTTGCTGAACAAAGCTAGAATAATTTCCCACATAGCAATCCAACGAGTGCTGGGTCAAATCCAGCGTCACAGTGGCTACCTTGTCTAGGAAATAACGGTCGTGACTGACGATGATGAGAGCTCCGCTATAGTTGCTCAAATAGTTCTCCAGCCAAGCAATCGTCTCTATATCTAAATGGTTGGTAGGCTCATCCAGTACCAATAAATCTGGCTTTTCCAACAGCATTTTCGCTAAAGCCAATCGAGTATTCTGCCCGCCCGAAAGCTCTTCTATCTTCATCTGCCACATAGACTCATCAAACTTAAAACCATTGAGAATTGCACGAATATCTGCCTCATAGGTAAAGCCACCTGCCTGACGGAAATTCTCTGACAGCTGATCGTACTGAGTCATGAGAGCAGTCAGCTCTTCTCCTGCCAATTCTCCCATTTGCAGCTCCATCTGTCGTAATCGCTGCTCCTGCCGACGTAAATCATCAAAAACATGCAGCATCTCGTCATAGATGGTATTCTCCGACTCAAAGCGGCTGTCCTGAGCCAGATAAGACAGGGAAAGATCTCGTTTTTTATTGATTTGACCAGAAGTAGGCTCTTCCTCACCCACTAAAATCTTGAGCAGGGTTGACTTCCCAGCTCCATTTTTACCGACTAAGGCAATTCTATCTCGTTCATCCACTTGCAGGTTGATATTATCAAAAAGAACCTCCCCTGCAAAAGAGCGTTCAATCTTATTTGCTTGTAAAATAATCATAAACCTATTATAGCAGATTCCTATCCTAACTGCTATCTTAGAAAACAAAAATGCGGTTCATTTTGACCGCATTTTCATTTAAAACTACTTAAAATTTCTTGATTTTGCATCACAAGGTAAACACCTAATAGAATAATCAAAGCAAAAAGCCCTAATTTGATGATTCCTTTTACAAAACGAATCACCCAAAGGATCATCATCGAACCAATCAACCACATCACGGCTGAATGATTGAAAAAGCCTTGAACAGCTTGACTGCTTTGACCAAAGAAATTCTGAATGGGTGCCGGAACATGTTCTTGCCATGCAGCTGTCACACCGATACGATCGGCAATATCAGAACCACTTTGCCAAAGCCAGGCAAAAATGCTGGAATTAAAGACAAACAAGAAAACTTGCTCTGGGAA
This Streptococcus anginosus DNA region includes the following protein-coding sequences:
- a CDS encoding ABC-F family ATP-binding cassette domain-containing protein — protein: MIILQANKIERSFAGEVLFDNINLQVDERDRIALVGKNGAGKSTLLKILVGEEEPTSGQINKKRDLSLSYLAQDSRFESENTIYDEMLHVFDDLRRQEQRLRQMELQMGELAGEELTALMTQYDQLSENFRQAGGFTYEADIRAILNGFKFDESMWQMKIEELSGGQNTRLALAKMLLEKPDLLVLDEPTNHLDIETIAWLENYLSNYSGALIIVSHDRYFLDKVATVTLDLTQHSLDCYVGNYSSFVQQKEQKLLTEAKNYEKQQKEIAALEDFVNRNLVRASTTKRAQSRRKQLEKMERLDKPDRGSRSANMTFRSAKPSGNVVLTLEDAAIGYDNQVLSEPINLDIRKFNAVAIVGPNGIGKTTLIKSLVGQIPFIRGQEHLGANVELGYYDQTQSRLTPSNSVLDELWNDFKLTQEVEIRNRLGAFLFSGDDVKKSVSMLSGGERARLLLAKLSMENKNFLVLDEPTNHLDIDSKEVLENALIDFDGTLLFVSHDRYFINRVATQIIELSDTGSTLYLGDYDYYLEKKAELEALREEKATAAEPAQSQLVTNYQLQKETQKEARKLARRLEQLEAEIEELEMQTTELTTAMQETNDASELMELQQKLDQLTEQQEAAMTEWEEVAEQV